A window of Oncorhynchus kisutch isolate 150728-3 linkage group LG23, Okis_V2, whole genome shotgun sequence genomic DNA:
ttcaactattgagatatatatatatatatatcatcctattcaactattgagattatatatatatctatgtcatcctattcaactattgagattatatatatatatatatcatcctattcaactattgagattatatatatatctatgtcatcctattcaactattgagattatatatatatatatatatatgtcatcctattcaactattgagattatatatatatatatatatcatcctattcaactattgagatatctatatatatatatatcatcctattcaactattgagattatatatatatatatctcacacacacacacacacacttctatcctacAGATATAATAAATATTCTAGTCAATgtcatcctattcaactattgagatatatatatatctatatctcacacacacacacacacacttctatcctacAGATATAATAAATATTCTAGTCAATgtcatcctattcaactattgagatatatatatatatatatatctatctatatatatatatatatcatcctattcaactattgagatatatatatatctatatctatctatctatctatctatatatatatctcacacacacttctatcctacAGATATAATAAATATTCTAGTCAATgtcatcctattcaactattgagatatatatatatatatatatatatctcacacacacacacacacacacacttctatcctacAGATATAATAAATATTCTAGTCAATgtcatcctattcaactattgagatatatatatatctatatatctatctatatatatatatatatcatcctattcaactattgagatatagatatatatatatatatatatatatatatatccaaaagtaaaataatggaattaagaaatatagaaacattaggacgagcaatgttggaATTCGGAGTAtaaatacgtgtgtgtgtgatgggatgtatagacattatgaatagtatgtggatagaatatttaTTATATCTgtaggatagaagtgtgtgtgtgtgtgtgtgtgtgtgtgagatattcataatgtctatacatcccatcacacacacacgtatttaTACTCCGAATtccaacattgctcgtcctaatgtttctatatttcttaattccataattttacttttagatctgtgtctattgttgtgaattgttaaatACCACTGCACTGCtgtagctagaaacacaagcattacgctacacctgcaataacatcccCTAATTATATGTTTGCGGCctataaaattggatttgatgaagacattaaaactccAAAATGTTTACAGTGTAAGACATTTAAATTGTCTAACAAATGTGACTTCATCTATAATTTATCCTCATGCACCAGTCTGCCACATAGCTGACAGTACAACACAGCTACAACCTAATCTATTAACATCATAGTGATCAGAATAGCAGCCTTACCTTGGTCTGTACATTTAGCTGGTTCCTCCTCTTGGGGACAACAGTGCTGTATGTCACATCATCACCATTGGCAGGAAATGGGTCCTGCACAAGTTTATTTCGTCAGAACAGTTCAGAGAACTAATACAAAATACTATTTTACTtagaacatgttttttttaaacctttaagtATGTGTAGTTTACTGTATTTAAGCTTGGACTGTCCTTTTTCAATTGGATTAGTTCAGAAATATCTGGAGTGGTACTTTAACCAGTGACTGTTCAACAGATCCTATTATTATCTCTACATTGCAAACCAATTTGACATCACACGGTCTCAACAGTCCTGGGTATGTAGCATTGACTGTAAAAATTTAGATAACATGTTAAAGTTGTACAGTTACAATGGACATGAAGCTGTAGCTGAAGAGCTAATGTGTGATTTAAGTCCATCTGATGTCCATGTCCTGTAACGCTCGTCTGATGAAGAAGgaatggaccaaagcgcagcacgtgttcatgatatttatttaaatctgaacactagaacaaaaataacaacgCAAGAAACAAACAATTCTGTAAGGTAACgaaaactatacagaaaacaactacccacaaacccaggtggggaaaaaggctacctaagtatgattctcaatcagagacaacgatagacagctgcctctgattgagaaccacacccggccaaacacaaagaaatagaaaacatagaaataaagaaactagaaggcccaccctaatcacaccccggcctaaccaaaatagagaataaaagagagaataaaagcctctctatggccatagagaggcttttattctcacAAGACCTTGAGTCAGATGAGAGGAACATGAGTGTAGCCTACCACTGAGGTGTTTGTTGTCTGGTCCATGGCCTTATTGTCCTCTGGAATAAAGACAGATGCAGTTTTAGAGACCTCAGATATACTTGAATAATACTGAATACATTCATCATAGAGTAATACCTTTGAGTCTCCTCCACTTATGTTAAGATACATTGGTTATAACAGTCTCCTCCTCTTATGTCAAGATACATTGGTTATAACAGTCTTCTCCTCTTATGTCAAGATACATTGGTTATAACAGTCTTCTCCTCTTATGTCAAGATACATTGGTTATAACAGTCTTCTCCTCTTATGTCAAGATACATTGGTTATAACAGTCTTCTCCTCTTATGTCAAGATACATTGGTTATAACATATGCTAAGACAGTTGTCTTCAAGGAAAATATTTATTGTCTCCTGAAAATATCTCCAAATTCAAACTTATCACTTTTTCTTTATAGTCATTATAGAATGAATACTTACTATACTTTCTCCACATCTTCCATGTGACTGGGACCCCAGctatcaccaccaccaacatGCCCAGAGGAACCAGTAGAACTGTTAGATCTATGGAACTGATAGTGAGAGATTATGTTTAGTGTAAAATACAGTCCATAAAACATCAAAGATAAATAGATTAGAACACAATTATATGATGTTTTTTCTACTGCTAAGAGAAAATGGAAACGTGTTCAGCCCTTCACACCTTTTACATCCAATAATAGAATGCTGCTACTTCAGCAAACCACAGAGAAATGAGGAAGTGGTAAGTGTTGGCCTATACACAGTGTGAAAACATATAAGGAGGGTCTTTTTGTGACCTAAACGCTAGTGTCAAAAACAGAACATGTTAACTTTCTGCATATTTCTATTGTCATCCATTTGGAAGAGTAAGTGTTAAATACAGCTGAATGAGTGATAATTACCTCATGGTGTCCTTCTCCTTGCCCCCCTCAGGTCCTTGGACTGTGTTGTCAGTCTGAACAGGCACAGcagctggagagaaagaggatTGTTCAGTGGCAAAACTGGATAAAACCAGGTTAATACTTAATTCTGTGCATCTGATTGCTCTCTACTCACTGGTCATAGTGGTGGTACTTTGTGTGGTGGTTTGTTGTCTGACAGTGATGTGAACAGGCATTATAAGGTTTCCCACTGCACACCTGTACCAGCCAGTGTTCTCCATCTTCAGTCCACTCATAGTCACCATTAAGACGTTTCTTCTGGGGGCATCAGTGGTCTGCTGTAGAGTCACTGATGTTCCGTTTATTGTCCCagaacccacccacacacagcagCCACTACTGCCACCAATCCTGCACCACCCCTTCCTATTTCcagtgttactatagtaacaatTTACAATGACACTCCCTCTTTCAACTCCTGTCACCTCCTGTTGGTCCACATAGAGTTCTGGAGTACCTGAACAGAGGTACAGACACCAAAGGTCCTGAGTGATCAAGTGTTTTTTGTAACAACTGACCACAAATATCATAATGATGATATGATGGATAGAGAAGAGAAAGTAGACTTATGCCAACAGTCCTCATTTCAACTTGAACAATAATAGTGATATCAGTAAATGAAACCAGAACACCAATCATATGGAAGAGTTGCAGGGATCTTACCTGGTATGACAGATAGGTAGAACCATTCTGCCCTGACATTTATTCCACCATTGACCTCCACAGCACAAAAGTAACGTCCAGAGTCCTCTTGCTCCAGATCAGTCATGGTCACGGTCATGGTTAGCTGGTTGATGTCATCAAAGACTGAGGCCTTAGCTGTGCCCTTACGAGGTTTAGCATGTACAACATGGGAGCAACTATCAAAATGATctcctttacataagtatttagaatgtttgatataataataatgataggGACATGGGATGGTGATGGAGTCTCCTGTCTTCACAGACACACGATAAGCACCTGAAGACGCAACAGAAAACACAGATTAGAATTCAGAATCTCACAACAGAAAACTTACATTCCATCTGGATTCTAACACACATAATACAGGAAGTGTTATTGGTAAGACAAGCTACTGCTCCTGTCTTCAGAGTTTCAGCATGTGTCCAGTCCCTGACCTCAACTTCAGCACGTCATAGAAACATGTTAccctttcatttaaaaaaaaaaatggttggcACATCCAgccaccccctcctcctcagaGGGCAGAAacaacagttgaagtcagaagtttacatacaccttagccgaatacatttaaactcagtttcacaattcttgacatttaattctagtaaaaattccctgtcttaggtcatttaggatcaccactttattttaagaatgtgaaatgtcagaatagtagcagagagaatgatttatttcagcttttatttatttcatcacattccccgtgggtcagaagtttacatacactcaattcataTTTGAATgcttgcctttaaattgtttaacttgggtcaaacgttttgggtagccttccacaagtttcccacaataagttggatgaattctggcccattcctcctgacagagccggtgtaactgagtcaggtttgtaggcttccttgctcacacacgctttttcagttctgcccacacattttctatgggattgaggtcagggctttctgatggccactccaataccttgactttgttgtccttgagccattttgccacaactttggaagtatgcttggggtcattgtccatttggaagacccatttgcgaccaagctttaactttaactgatgtcttgtgatgtgcttcaatatattcacataattttcctccctcatggagccatctattttgtgaagtgcaccagtcccttctgcagcaaagcacccccacaacatgatgctgccagcccatgcttcacggttgggatggtgttcttcgtcttgcaagcatccccctttttcctccaaacaaaaacaatggtcattatggccaaacagttctatttttgtttcatcagaccagaggacatttcaccaAAAAGTAAGAttttcgtccccatgtgcagttgcaaaccatagtctggcttttatatggaggttttggagcagtggcttcttccttgttgagcggcctttcaggttatgtcgatataggacttgttttactgtggatatagctacttttgtacccgtttcctccagcatcttcacagggtcctttgctgttattcagggattgatttgcacttttcgcaccaaagtacgttcatctccaggagacagaacatgtctccttcctgagcggtatgatggctgcgtggtcccatggtggttatacttgcgtactattgtttgtacagatgaacgtggtaccttcaggcatttggaaattgttcccaaggatgaaccacactTGTGGAGGCCTAtaattttatttctgaggtcttgactgatttcttttgattttcccatatcaagcaataggcactgagtttgaaggtagagttacctgtctaacagaacacagagggtgttctttaatggaagcctctccaataTAATCcgggtagaatcaggaattccccagggcagcagtctaggccccttactttttccatattttctaaTGACATTAACGCTGGCTATGAGTAAAGCCATTgcgtctatgtatgcagatgactcaacactatacacgtcagctactacagcgactgaaatgactgctacacttaacaaagagctgtagttagtttcagaatgggtagtaaggaataagttagtcctaaatattattaaaactaaaagcattgtatttgggacattcactaaaccctaaacctcaacaaaatcttgtaataaatcatgtggaaatttaGCAATTTGAGCAGACTAaattgcttggagtaaccctggattgtaaactgtcatggtcaaaacatattgatttaACAATGGCTAAGATTGGgggaagtctgtccataataaagtgcagCTCTacattcttaacagcactatcaacaaggcaggtcctacaggctttAGTTTTGTCGTacctagactactgttcagtcgtgtagTCAGGTGCAACAAAGAGGGACTTAGAAAAATTtaaattggctcagaacagggcagcacggctggcccttggatgtacacagagagcaaacattaataatatgcatgttaaTCTCTCCTGGCTTAAagtggagagattgacttcatcactacttgtatttgttaGAGGTATTGACGTGTTGAAAGCACGGAGCTGTCTGTTTTAACGACTaccacacagctcagacacccatgcatacaccacaagacatgtcaccagaggtattttcacagtccccaagtccagaacagactacggGAGGAGCACaggactacatagagccatgactacatggaactcttttCCACATAAAGTAattcatgcaagcagtaaaattagatttaaaaaacagatacaaatacaccttatggaatagcagggactgtgaagcgacacaaacatagacacagacacatgcatacacacacatgattacATATGCAAACGTACACATgaattttgtgttgtagatatgtggtagtggagggCACACGCttagatatgtggtagtgtagggccctgagggcacacactgaAATCTgatatgaatgtattgtaatgtttttaaaattgccTTAATTTTGCCGGACCCCACAAATataagctgctgccttggcatccataataaatacaaatacaaatataacAGGTAAAAAGGAGATAGAAAATATAATGAAATAATATATAaccaataataataaaaatagataataataatacaaaatagtAATAACTGCACAATATTTTAGATTCATGTTCATATTAAGAAAATCATAGCAAAGGCATATGCAATTGTTCataaaatacaatacattttttttaaattacaaccaacataaataaaatacactgaacaaaaatataaatgcaatatgcaacaatttcaaggattgtactgaattacagttcatataaggaaatcagtcatttgaaataaatccaagtctatggatttcacaattTGTGgcatctttcatttcagctcatgatacATGGGAGGGAattcactttacatgttgtgtaaaTACACTATAATATCGCAAGAACAGTTCTTAATGTTGATTTCCTGCACGCTGCCTATCGGCAGAGAGACATATTTCATGTAGTTCTTATTATATCCTATTATATTCCTATCAGCAGAGAGACATATTTCATGTAGTTCTTATTATGTCCTGTTATATTCCTATCAGCAGAGAGACATATTTCATGTAGTTCTTATTATATCCTATTATATTCCTATCAGCAGTGAGACATATTTCATGTAGTTCTAATTATGTCCTGTTATATTCCTATCAGCAGAGAGACATATTTCATGTAGTTCTTATTATGTCCTGTTATATTCCTATCAGCAGAGAGACATATTTCATGTAGTTCTTATTATGTCCTGTTATATTCCTATCAGCAGAGAGACATATTTCATGTAGTTCTTATTATGTCCTGTTATATTCCAATCATCAGAAATACATATTTCATGTAGTTCTTATTATGTCCTGTTATATTCCTATCAGCAGAGACATATTTCATGTAGTTCTAATTATGTCCTGTTATATTCCAATCATCAGAAATACATATTTCATGTAGTTCTTATTATGTCCTGTTATATTCCTATCAGCAGAGACATATTTCATGTAGTTCTTATTATGTCCTGTTATATTCCTATCAGCAGAGACATATTTCATGTAGTTCTTATTATGTCCTGTTATATTCCTATCAGCAGAGACATATTTCATGTAGTTCTTATTATGTCCTGTTATATTCCTATCAGCAGAGACATATTTCATGTAGTTCTAATTATGTCCTGTTATATTCCAATCATCAGAAATACATATTTCATGTAGTTCTTATTATGTCCTGTTATATTCCTATCAGCAGAGACATATTTCATGTAGTTCTTATTATGTCCTGTTATATTCCTATCAGCAGAGAGACATATTTCATGTAGTTCTTATTATGTCCTGTTATATTCCAATCATCAGAAATACATATTTCATGTAGGTCTTATTATGTCCTGTTATATTCCAATCATCAGAAATACATATTTCATGTAGGTCTTATTATGTCCTGTTATATTCCAATCATCAGAAATACATATTTCATGTAGTTCTTATTATGTCCTGTTATATTCCTATCGGCAGAGAGACATATTTCATGTAGTTCTTATTATATCCTATTATATTCCTATCAGCAGATAGACATATTTCATGTAGTTCTTATTATGTCCTGTTATATTCCTATCAGCAGAGATACATATTTCATGTAGTTCTTATTATGTCCTGTTATATTCCAATCATCAGAAATACATATTTCATGTAGTTCTCATTATGTCCTGTTATATTCCTATCAGCAGAGAGACATATTTCATGTAGTTATTATTATATCCTATTATATTCCTATCAGCAGAGAGACATATTTCATGTAGTTCTTATTATGTCCTGTTATATTCCTATCAGCAGAGAGACATATTTCATGTAGTTCTTATTATGTCGTGTTATATTCCTATCAGCAGAGAGACATATTTCATGTAGTTCTTATTATGTCCTGTTATATTCCTATCAGCAGAGACATATTTCATGTAGTTCTTATTATGTCCTGTTATATTCCAATCATCAGAAATACATATTTCATGTAGTTCTTATTATGTCCTGTTATATTCCTATCAGCAGAGAGACATATTTCATGTAGTTCTTATTATGTCCTGTTATATTCCTATCAGCAGAGACATATTTCATGTAGTTCTTATTATGTCCTGTTATATTCCAATCATCAGAAATACATATTTCATGTAGTTCTTATTATGTCCTGTTATATTCCTATCAGCAGAGAGACATATTTCATGTAGTTCTTATTATGTCCTGTTATATTCCTATCAGCAGAGAGACATATTTCATGTAGTTCTTATTATATCCTATTATATTCCTATCAGCAGAGAGACATATTTCATGTAGTTCTAATTATGTCCTGTTATATTCCTATCAGCAGAGAGACATATTTCATGTAGTTCTTATTATGTCCTGTTATATTCCTATCAGCAGAGAGACATATTTCATGTAGTTCTTATTATATCCTATTATATTCCTATCAGCAGAGAGACATATTTCATGTAGTTCTAATTATGTCCTGTTATATTCCTATCAGCAGAGAGACATATTTCACGTAGTTCTTATTATGTCCTGTTATATTCCTATCAGCAGAGAGACATATTTCATGTAGTTCTTATTATGTCCTGTTATATTCCTATCAGCAGAGAGACATATTTCACGTAGTTCTTATTATGTCCTGTTATATTCCTATCAGCAGAGAGACATATTTCATGTAGTTCCGTAAAAAGCAAGGAAGAAGAAGGAAAATGCATTTTAACAGCCGCTAATGACTGCTAGTAAATATTTGTCTTATGTATTCTGTGTAGTGTGATACATTAACGTATAATTAACACAGCCAGGGCAAGATAGCAATACAGCACATGCAGTTCTGACAATCTACAGCAGAGTTCCACAACTGGCGATGACTTTACTTGTCCCCAACATTTTTCTGAGCAAAAACACTTACATTTTTTAAGACATTTATTGTTGTACATAAAATATTGTAAAAAGACCAGAAATCAGCTCTAAGTGATTTCAATTTGGGAAAAATGTTCCAAATATTAACACGCATAATAGTGAGAAATATGTGATTGTATTCAAATGTAAGCAAATGTAAGTGACTACGCTTTAGTCATCATTTTGGGCTTCTGTGTTGATCAATAAATAGTTGAAGGTTCTCTATATTATCCAGAATGTTTGTTTTGTAGTTATCAGCGAATCCTCAATGTTATGATTAATTAATGGGACAAGCTGTGCATACCAAACTGCCACTTGCCACATAATATCCCCCTAAATAACTTGTTACCCTTACCTGAGAGTctggagaagatgaggaggagggtggagagggagagatgagaaacCATTTCTGGGTATGTGTCTCCGTTTGTTATATGGTACCaatgcacagtgtgtgtgtcaaGGACCAAGGAACCAAAGAGAATGACTGAACTTCCTAATAGTTATAGCTGTCTTTAACTCTCTTCCTGCTTCTGTTTGAGTGTCTATGCCCCCCTCAGTGGCAGATAGAAACTATTACATTATATCAACTATTTGTAACATAAGGCTCTAAGGCACTACAATTATTACTTATGTAATTAGCACATTTGTATATcttatatcaaataaaatcatgtATACTGTTAATTACCCAGCAGCCTTTTTAGTTGGTGTTCAGCAGCAAAAGTTGAGACGGAGTCAGAAGTTCAGGTGCaagaaatatatttttaaactgggtggttcgagccctgaattctgattggctgacagccatggtatatcacaccacataccacaggtatgacaaaacatttatttttactgtttttattacgtttgtaaccagtttataatagcaattagGCACCTCTgggatttgtggtatatggccaataaaccaaggccaagggctgtatccaggccctCTGCGTTGCTCGTGCCTAAGAAAatcccttagccatggtatattggccatatatcacaacccctcgggccttattgcttaaatatatattttacagttTAGGTGATGAAGACTGGATCCAGAGGTTGTATTTACAAAAATGTACATATGACAAAAATAATGAACAataaaaaaaagtacatttacTTGGCCAATAGCAATATATAACCTCAAATCAAGGACTAAGGAAAAACAGTCTGCATGAAATATTTATAATCCTCCTCCTGAATAGAGTTTGTCAGTTGTAAACTCACTGAGGGGTGAAATATGCTTTGAAGACCATGTCTCAGGTGCACAATAGGAAATGGCAGTCTTGCCAAACAGTCTTGCCAATCTCGGTAATGGCCCTGGGGACTTTAAGTAACATCCACCTGGTAGACCGTGTCTGTTAACTGCTAGTGGTGAAGGAGGACAGGCTATAGAGGTAGTGGGGGAGTTTACCCAGAAGGGATTTGTATATGAACACTCAAATGTAGCTCTCTGTGCATTTAATGCAAGGTCCAGCCCACCATTTGATACAAGGTGCAATGGTGGATGAGCGACTTGGCATTTGTAACAAAGCACAAGGATGCATGATAGAGTCCAGACTTTGTTGCACAAAGGAGGCTTAACAATGTGTGTACATTAAGTCACCACAATCAATGAAAGAAAATTGGCTTGAACAAGCCTTGTAGCgaattaaaataaatatatatttcagtTTAAGCTTCTTCATAAGATTATCAATCTGAACTTTGTAATACAGTTTCTTATCCAA
This region includes:
- the LOC109867918 gene encoding uncharacterized protein LOC109867918 isoform X1, giving the protein MVSHLSLSTLLLIFSRLSGAYRVSVKTGDSITIPCPYHYYYIKHSKYLCKGDHFDSCSHVVHAKPRKGTAKASVFDDINQLTMTVTMTDLEQEDSGRYFCAVEVNGGINVRAEWFYLSVIPGTPELYVDQQEVTGVERGSVIVNCYYSNTGNRKGWCRIGGSSGCCVWVGSGTINGTSVTLQQTTDAPRRNVLMVTMSGLKMENTGWYRCAVGNLIMPVHITVRQQTTTQSTTTMTTAVPVQTDNTVQGPEGGKEKDTMSSIDLTVLLVPLGMLVVVIAGVPVTWKMWRKYKDNKAMDQTTNTSVDPFPANGDDVTYSTVVPKRRNQLNVQTKAEPDDNVVYSSLTL
- the LOC109867918 gene encoding uncharacterized protein LOC109867918 isoform X3 codes for the protein MVSHLSLSTLLLIFSRLSGAYRVSVKTGDSITIPCPYHYYYIKHSKYLCKGDHFDSCSHVVHAKPRKGTAKASVFDDINQLTMTVTMTDLEQEDSGRYFCAVEVNGGINVRAEWFYLSVIPGTPELYVDQQEVTGVERGSVIVNCYYSNTGNRKGWCRIGGSSGCCVWVGSGTINGTSVTLQQTTDAPRRNVLMVTMSGLKMENTGWYRCAVGNLIMPVHITVRQQTTTQSTTTMTSAEGGKEKDTMSSIDLTVLLVPLGMLVVVIAGVPVTWKMWRKYKDNKAMDQTTNTSVDPFPANGDDVTYSTVVPKRRNQLNVQTKAEPDDNVVYSSLTL
- the LOC109867918 gene encoding uncharacterized protein LOC109867918 isoform X2, translated to MVSHLSLSTLLLIFSRLSGAYRVSVKTGDSITIPCPYHYYYIKHSKYLCKGDHFDSCSHVVHAKPRKGTAKASVFDDINQLTMTVTMTDLEQEDSGRYFCAVEVNGGINVRAEWFYLSVIPGTPELYVDQQEVTGVERGSVIVNCYYSNTGNRKGWCRIGGSSGCCVWVGSGTINGTSVTLQQTTDAPRRNVLMVTMSGLKMENTGWYRCAVGNLIMPVHITVRQQTTTQSTTTMTTAVPVQTDNTVQGPEGGKEKDTMSSIDLTVLLVPLGMLVVVIAGVPVTWKMWRKYKDNKAMDQTTNTSVDPFPANGDDVTYSTVVPKRRNQLNVQTKLSHPLAGSISCQW